Part of the Tindallia californiensis genome is shown below.
TTTATTATTTATTAGTGAATGGCAAAGCATCTCGGTCGGAGCTAATGCATTTGTTATGGGGAGATTTTCCGGAAGAAACGGCACGAAAAAATTTGAGGAATGCCCTTTACAAAATTCGAAAGACAATCGGGGAAGAAGGGATTTTGACACCGAATCAAAAAGAACTACTTCTTAATCCGCAATGGCGATGGAGTACCGATCTTCAACATTTCCTGCTGGAAAAAAAGGACACATGGAAACAGTATCAGCAGGAATTCCTGCAGGGATTTTCGGTGAAAGATGCAGAGGATTTTGAGGGGTGGATGTTGAAAAAAAGACAGGAATACGAAGAACTTTATTTAAGAAAACTACATCATGAAATAAAGAAAGCAGAAGAAATAGGAGACGTTGATGAGATTTTAGAATTAGGAAAAGCCTTAATACGGAAAGATGAATTTGACGAAGAGGCAAGAAGAAAAGTGATGGAGGCATATCTGCAAAAGCGACAGTTTCATAAGGCGGTACAGGTTTATGAGGAAACCGTTCAGGTCTTAAAAGAAGAACTTGGGATTCAGCCAGAAGCTCGCACAAAAGCACTTTACGAAAAAGTATTGAGTCAACGTCAGCCAGAAGTATTGTCTGAAAGCCGTAAAGGAAAAGCCGTTATTTTCGGTCGGGAAAAAGAATGGCAACAACTTCAAAGGGAAGTAAGCACTTTTTTTAGGAAGACCTCTCCCAAAATAATTATGATATGCGGAGAAGCAGGTATAGGAAAAACTTTGTTGGTTCAAAAGTTTCTTGAAAGTGAAATATCTCCCGAAGTCGAAGTACTGGAGTCTAATTGTTATCAACAAGAAGAAAATTTTCTGTTAAAACCATGGCAACCTGTTTTTTCGCAGCTAGCAACCCTGCTGGAGATGAATGAGATACATTTGCCCGAAACTTGGATCTATCAGATATCCAGACAGTTTCCAATTTTTGAATCTTTGCTTGCCTCTGGCACAGAAAAGCTGCAAGAAAGGGCATTAGAAGAAGGACAAGGATTAAATCTTATTGAAGCAGTTGTGGGGATGTTGAAAAAAGTAACGATCAATAAAAAATTGATTTTTGTATTTGAGGATTTGCATTGGATGGATTCTGTGAGTTTACAGCTATTACAGCGGATTTTACAGGAAAAAACCTTATCAGTATTATTTTTAATAACCATAAGAGATGGGTATGAAAATCGAAAAGCGTCTTTAACGGCAATGACAAGACATAAAAGTTCTTTGGTGGAAATCAACTTAAGGCGATTCAGCTTTGAGGAGACATTGAAATGGCTCGAAGGAGAAGCAGGGAAGGAAAAGCTGGACAAGAATGACGGTAAAAAAATATATAATGAGACTCGAGGGAATCCCTTTTTTGTAGCAGAATACATCAATGCATTACAAACATGTGGAAGTACTAAAAAACTTTCCGTAAAAGCTCAGAATATTTTACAGAGTCGGTTGCAGGAAATGGCGGAAGAAACAAGAAAGCTGCTAGAGCTGATTTCCCTTTTCTTTCATCGGGTTCCAGTAAGTCGTGTGGCAGGTATCAGTAGTGCTGACGATATGGAAGTGGCCGAAATGTTGGAGCAATTA
Proteins encoded:
- a CDS encoding AAA family ATPase; this translates as MPTIKAVLLKTPSVLLDGESVRLPYRKAEAAFYYLLVNGKASRSELMHLLWGDFPEETARKNLRNALYKIRKTIGEEGILTPNQKELLLNPQWRWSTDLQHFLLEKKDTWKQYQQEFLQGFSVKDAEDFEGWMLKKRQEYEELYLRKLHHEIKKAEEIGDVDEILELGKALIRKDEFDEEARRKVMEAYLQKRQFHKAVQVYEETVQVLKEELGIQPEARTKALYEKVLSQRQPEVLSESRKGKAVIFGREKEWQQLQREVSTFFRKTSPKIIMICGEAGIGKTLLVQKFLESEISPEVEVLESNCYQQEENFLLKPWQPVFSQLATLLEMNEIHLPETWIYQISRQFPIFESLLASGTEKLQERALEEGQGLNLIEAVVGMLKKVTINKKLIFVFEDLHWMDSVSLQLLQRILQEKTLSVLFLITIRDGYENRKASLTAMTRHKSSLVEINLRRFSFEETLKWLEGEAGKEKLDKNDGKKIYNETRGNPFFVAEYINALQTCGSTKKLSVKAQNILQSRLQEMAEETRKLLELISLFFHRVPVSRVAGISSADDMEVAEMLEQLIERGILREVIEENKTSIEFVHQKFRDYVYEQQSLSKRRLLHQRVGIQLEEQLRENTSDVLRYTDLIHHFKQGGDYPRALKYIMKYLNGYLDYYHELFPSAIHLRNLPRQSVFLSREETMVYFDEVEAIMEKMDPEDLQDEEVRFWHLSFLHLKGRLLIREGDYEVGLETTKEMIQLALEAENWDYAMNGYQQIVNYGIQTQQPDIMIQHIDQAMEMAENKCYPDRMPIFLRLKGLYLMMSHDFDEAELVLDEAIKAVSGMETKHRQHVVHVSACRYYKGEIHRNRQEYEQALEEYRKAVDGCSQKDVRHHSIAVFYTGMGLACYQMGKVEKAEEYLVQALDYFREYEIFWRRSIANLYMALIEAEKRNTDTAKKHIDDAQAYARMIKNPYELSVLKRIKKEVQMKTSSFH